A portion of the Pseudomonas sp. PSE14 genome contains these proteins:
- a CDS encoding PA2817 family protein — protein MANAYLDHHLALLNHLRMILGALGEAEQVPEDNHGLFLERFDELMAELPRDPEGAQYLGQDLISQVFHRYPQIAHLVPRDLLWFFGGDCLHFMPDEELQMYQQLDERRFEAEENGEPFDWNREKQLLALPDDTPKH, from the coding sequence ATGGCCAACGCCTATCTCGACCACCACCTCGCCCTGCTCAACCACCTGCGCATGATCCTCGGTGCCCTGGGCGAAGCCGAGCAGGTGCCGGAAGACAACCACGGCCTGTTCCTCGAACGCTTCGACGAACTGATGGCCGAACTGCCGCGCGACCCGGAAGGCGCCCAGTACCTGGGCCAGGACCTGATCAGCCAGGTCTTCCACCGCTACCCGCAGATCGCCCACCTGGTCCCGCGCGACCTGCTGTGGTTCTTCGGCGGCGACTGCCTGCACTTCATGCCCGACGAAGAACTGCAGATGTACCAGCAACTCGACGAGCGCCGCTTCGAAGCCGAAGAGAACGGCGAGCCCTTCGACTGGAACCGCGAAAAGCAGTTGCTCGCCCTGCCGGACGACACGCCCAAGCACTGA
- a CDS encoding PA2816 family glutamine-rich protein, which yields MHRSLALLLTILLAGAAHADPWLYPSRPRPIAPPTPVIDPIQQQQDSLRRQSEMRQNEMERQRLQYESQRLQIQQDNLQRQQDSQRLRDMQRQQSDQMIQRQQNELQQQQLQQQQRLLDQQQQRIDNRLRQIQSRPRRP from the coding sequence ATGCACCGAAGCCTTGCCCTGCTGCTGACGATACTGCTCGCCGGCGCCGCCCACGCCGATCCCTGGCTCTACCCCAGTCGACCACGGCCGATAGCGCCGCCCACGCCGGTCATCGACCCCATCCAGCAACAGCAGGACAGCCTGCGCCGGCAAAGCGAGATGCGCCAGAACGAGATGGAGCGTCAACGCCTGCAGTACGAAAGCCAGCGCCTGCAGATACAGCAGGACAACCTCCAGCGCCAGCAGGACAGCCAGCGGCTGCGCGACATGCAGCGCCAGCAGAGCGACCAGATGATCCAGCGGCAGCAGAACGAACTGCAGCAACAGCAATTGCAGCAACAGCAACGCCTGCTCGACCAGCAGCAACAGCGGATCGACAACCGCCTGAGGCAGATTCAGTCGCGACCGCGACGCCCCTAG
- a CDS encoding acyl-CoA dehydrogenase — MLLIWLLVLILGVAWLAHRRTSPLKALGLVAVYLVLMSLFSRAHGWMVLFWLLWAVVAMTILAADLRRGLFTSRLFAWFKKTLPPMSDTEREAIEAGTVWWDGQLFSGRPDWNTLLGYPKAQLTEEEQAFVDGPTEQLCAMVSDHDIGQRMDLPPEAWAFIKAQGFFGLIIPKEYGGKGFSAFAHSQVVMKLASRSGDLASTVMVPNSLGPAELLLHYGTDAQRQRYLPRLATGEEIPCFALTSPQAGSDAGGMTDIGIVCKGQWNGEEVLGLRLTWEKRYITLGPVATLLGLAFKCHDPEHLLGEEEDLGITLALIPTDTPGVQIGRRHVPLGAAFMNGPNSGRDVFVPLDAIIGGQEMIGKGWMMLMNCLSVGRSISLPAVGTSVAKTGSYVSGRYARIREQFNVPLAAFEGIQEALARIGGNAWMMDSARILTASAVDLGEKPSVLSAILKYHLTERGRECIGHAMDIHGGKGIIMGPNNYLGRAWQSAPIFITVEGANILSRNLMIFGQGAIRCHPYVLKEMELARRDDHDQAEREFDQLLLSHIGFAVGNAASSLLLGLGLGSFDQVPGDRVSRPYYRALNRLAAAFALLADVSMMLLGGELKRRERLSARLGDALSHLYLGSAALKRYHDLDNPEHLQPLLRWALEENLCKAEAALAGLIDNFPNRPFACLLRVLVLPRGRRHRGPGDALDAEIAAILGRPLEDQALQAILAGAFLSSDPQDPIGKLGVAYERLAETAPLQERLRQALRDGQIAPTAGQSPVDAARDAGVLDGNEAEALHEAERARRAVIDVDDFAPEELGDKAG; from the coding sequence ATGCTGCTCATCTGGTTGCTCGTCCTGATTCTCGGCGTCGCCTGGCTCGCGCACCGCCGCACTTCGCCGCTCAAGGCCCTCGGCCTGGTCGCCGTCTACCTCGTGCTGATGAGCCTGTTCAGCCGGGCCCATGGCTGGATGGTGCTGTTCTGGCTGCTCTGGGCGGTGGTGGCGATGACCATCCTCGCCGCCGACCTGCGTCGCGGCCTGTTCACCTCGCGGCTGTTCGCCTGGTTCAAGAAAACCCTGCCGCCAATGTCGGACACCGAGCGCGAAGCCATCGAAGCCGGCACCGTCTGGTGGGACGGCCAACTGTTCAGCGGCCGCCCGGACTGGAACACCCTGCTCGGCTACCCCAAGGCGCAATTGACCGAGGAAGAACAGGCCTTCGTCGACGGCCCCACCGAGCAACTGTGCGCCATGGTCAGCGACCACGACATCGGCCAGCGCATGGACCTGCCGCCCGAAGCCTGGGCCTTCATCAAGGCCCAGGGCTTCTTCGGCCTGATCATTCCGAAGGAATACGGCGGCAAGGGCTTCTCCGCCTTCGCCCACTCGCAGGTGGTGATGAAGCTCGCCAGCCGCAGCGGCGATCTGGCCTCCACCGTGATGGTGCCCAACTCCCTGGGCCCAGCCGAACTGCTGCTGCACTACGGCACCGACGCCCAACGCCAGCGCTACCTGCCACGCCTGGCGACTGGCGAAGAAATCCCCTGCTTCGCCCTCACCAGCCCGCAGGCCGGCTCAGATGCCGGCGGCATGACCGACATCGGCATCGTCTGCAAGGGCCAGTGGAACGGCGAGGAAGTCCTCGGCCTGCGCCTGACCTGGGAGAAGCGCTACATCACCCTCGGCCCGGTGGCCACCCTCCTCGGCCTGGCCTTCAAGTGCCATGACCCGGAGCACCTGCTGGGCGAGGAAGAGGACCTGGGCATCACCCTGGCGCTGATCCCCACCGACACCCCCGGCGTGCAGATCGGCCGCCGCCACGTGCCGCTGGGCGCGGCCTTCATGAACGGCCCCAACTCCGGCCGGGACGTGTTCGTGCCGCTGGACGCCATCATCGGCGGCCAGGAGATGATCGGCAAAGGCTGGATGATGCTGATGAACTGCCTGTCGGTGGGCCGCTCGATCTCCCTGCCGGCGGTGGGCACCAGCGTGGCCAAGACCGGCAGCTACGTCAGCGGCCGCTACGCGCGCATCCGCGAGCAGTTCAACGTGCCGCTGGCGGCCTTCGAAGGCATCCAGGAGGCCCTGGCGCGCATCGGCGGCAACGCCTGGATGATGGACAGCGCGCGCATCCTCACCGCCAGCGCGGTGGACCTGGGCGAGAAGCCCTCGGTGCTCTCGGCCATCCTCAAGTACCACCTCACCGAACGCGGCCGTGAGTGCATCGGCCATGCCATGGACATCCATGGCGGCAAGGGCATCATCATGGGCCCGAATAACTACCTGGGGCGTGCCTGGCAGTCCGCGCCGATCTTCATCACCGTCGAGGGTGCCAACATCCTCTCGCGCAACCTGATGATCTTCGGCCAGGGCGCCATCCGCTGCCATCCGTACGTCCTGAAGGAAATGGAACTGGCGCGGCGCGATGACCATGACCAGGCCGAACGCGAGTTCGACCAGCTGCTGCTGAGCCACATCGGCTTCGCCGTCGGCAACGCCGCCAGCAGCCTGCTATTGGGTCTCGGCCTGGGCAGCTTCGACCAGGTGCCGGGGGACCGCGTCAGCCGCCCGTACTACCGCGCGCTCAACCGCCTGGCCGCCGCCTTCGCGCTGCTCGCCGATGTCAGCATGATGCTGCTCGGCGGCGAACTGAAGCGCCGCGAGCGCCTCTCGGCGCGCCTGGGCGATGCGCTCAGCCATCTCTACCTGGGCTCGGCGGCGCTCAAGCGCTACCACGACCTGGACAACCCGGAGCACCTGCAACCGCTGCTGCGCTGGGCGCTGGAGGAAAACCTGTGCAAGGCCGAGGCGGCGCTGGCCGGGCTGATCGACAATTTCCCCAACCGCCCCTTCGCCTGCCTGCTGCGCGTGCTGGTGCTGCCGCGAGGCCGCCGCCATCGTGGCCCGGGCGACGCGCTGGATGCCGAGATCGCCGCCATCCTTGGCCGCCCGCTGGAGGACCAGGCGTTGCAGGCGATCCTTGCCGGCGCCTTCCTGTCCAGCGACCCGCAGGACCCGATCGGCAAGCTCGGCGTAGCCTACGAGCGCCTCGCCGAAACGGCACCTCTGCAGGAAAGACTGCGCCAGGCCCTGCGTGACGGCCAGATCGCCCCCACCGCCGGCCAGTCGCCCGTCGACGCCGCGCGCGATGCCGGCGTGCTCGATGGCAACGAAGCAGAAGCCCTGCACGAAGCCGAACGCGCACGCCGCGCGGTGATCGACGTGGACGACTTCGCACCGGAGGAACTGGGCGACAAGGCCGGCTGA
- a CDS encoding transglutaminase family protein, protein MQQYLKPSRFVDSDHPAVVEFAESHRGQGGTPLEQAVALYYAVRDRIRYNPYVFSLDPQTLCGSHALQAGQSYCVPKATLLAACARHCGIPARIGLADVKNHLATPRLLELLRSEVFAMHGYTELFLEGRWVKATPAFDIGLCEAFGVLPLEFDGRTDSVFHPFNREGERHMEYLRDHGQFADVPEEFFFGYLQQCYPHLFAGNETPLAGDMRSEAAQHESNR, encoded by the coding sequence ATGCAGCAATACTTGAAGCCCAGCCGCTTCGTGGATAGTGACCACCCCGCGGTGGTCGAGTTCGCGGAAAGTCACCGGGGCCAGGGCGGCACCCCGCTGGAGCAGGCGGTAGCGCTCTACTACGCGGTGCGCGACCGGATTCGCTACAACCCCTACGTGTTCAGCCTCGACCCGCAGACCCTGTGCGGCAGCCACGCGCTGCAGGCCGGGCAGTCCTACTGCGTGCCCAAGGCCACCCTGCTGGCGGCTTGCGCCCGGCATTGCGGGATTCCCGCGCGGATCGGCCTGGCCGACGTGAAGAACCACCTGGCCACGCCGCGCCTGCTGGAGTTGCTGCGTAGCGAGGTGTTCGCCATGCACGGCTACACCGAGCTCTTTCTCGAAGGCCGCTGGGTCAAGGCCACGCCGGCCTTCGATATCGGCCTGTGCGAGGCGTTCGGCGTGTTGCCGCTGGAGTTCGATGGACGCACGGACAGCGTGTTCCACCCGTTCAATCGCGAGGGCGAGCGGCACATGGAATACCTGCGCGACCACGGCCAGTTCGCCGACGTGCCCGAGGAGTTTTTCTTCGGCTACCTGCAGCAGTGTTACCCGCACCTGTTCGCCGGCAACGAGACCCCGCTGGCCGGCGATATGCGCAGTGAGGCCGCGCAACATGAAAGCAATCGATAG
- a CDS encoding glutathione S-transferase, with protein MLKIWGRKNSSNVRKALWCAEEAGLAYERIDAGGAFGVVNEAPYRALNPNGVVPTLDDDGFILWESNSIVRYLAARYAPALYPQDLQQRASAEKWMDWTTSTLAGPFRTLFWGTLRTPPEQRDPAAIQAALDTCARLLDIPEQTLAKQPYLSGEQLGIGDIPLGSFIYAWFEMPIERPSQPHLEAWYARLKARPAYRDAVMTELT; from the coding sequence ATGCTCAAGATCTGGGGCCGGAAGAATTCCTCCAACGTGCGCAAGGCGCTCTGGTGCGCGGAAGAGGCGGGGCTGGCCTACGAGCGGATCGACGCCGGCGGCGCCTTCGGCGTGGTCAACGAGGCGCCGTACCGCGCGCTGAACCCCAACGGCGTGGTGCCGACCCTGGACGACGACGGCTTCATCCTCTGGGAGTCCAACAGCATCGTCCGCTACCTGGCCGCGCGCTACGCGCCGGCGCTCTACCCGCAGGACCTGCAGCAGCGCGCCAGCGCGGAGAAGTGGATGGACTGGACCACTTCGACCCTCGCCGGCCCCTTCCGCACGCTGTTCTGGGGCACCCTGCGCACCCCGCCGGAGCAACGCGACCCCGCTGCCATCCAGGCCGCCCTCGACACCTGCGCGCGCCTGCTGGATATCCCCGAGCAGACGCTGGCCAAGCAGCCGTATCTCTCCGGTGAACAATTGGGGATCGGTGACATTCCGCTGGGCAGCTTCATCTATGCTTGGTTCGAAATGCCCATCGAGCGCCCGTCACAGCCGCATCTGGAGGCCTGGTACGCACGCCTGAAGGCGCGCCCGGCCTACCGTGACGCCGTGATGACCGAGCTCACCTGA